AATTAAAAATAGTAAGTGGTTCCAGCCGTTCAACAGCCGCTTTTCTAAGTACATATTTCAGCATTAATCTCATAAGTAAATTAGCCCTCATAAATCTGGCGTTATCCTTACAGTCCGAAACACATGCCATACATCCGATACACTGTTTCTTTGCTTCCTGGTTTAACCAATTACCCGTTTCAGGCGAAATAATATTCATAGGACATCGTTCTGAACACACTCCACACTGGATACACTTTTCTGATTTGAAAACTGGTTGTATTGAAGTGTAATTTTCAGACTTAGAAATCATATCCCGTTGAACCGGAATATCTTCAGGCGATAAATAGCTGGATGCAGTCAGACTTTCTGAACCAAAATCATATGCCTTTTCCAAATCAGTTTTATCTGGCCTCCCGATAGCTACAGGTACTATATCAGAGTATGAATGCTGTCCAATAAATGTGCCCGCGGCAAGAACATTAAAATTATTATTGGAAAGCATTTTGACCATTTGGTAAAGCGCAAATCCATAATCCCTGTTACCGTATACGACAACCGCTGTACATTTTTTTTCATTTCCACTTATGCTTTTTAAACACTCTATTACCTGAAGCGGCAACTTACCTGAATAAACAGGAGCTCCAAAAATTATGTGATCAATATTCTCAAAAATCGCATTTTGATTGGAAGCTAACTTTGTTCGGAAATCCGGGTTTGTTATATTGAATTCTATCGGGTCTTTTGCTCCCATACCAAAGGCAATAGCCTTACAAATTTCCTTTGTTGTATTGGTAGGTGAGAAGTAAACAACCCCAATACGTTTTGTTATTTTATTTTCCATATCAGTGCATATTATTCATTATAAATATCCAAATTGAACTTTCCCGCCGGCATCTGCCAGATGGCTGCCGGTCCGCATTAATTGCTGTCAAGAAGATCTGCTGAAGGGTGTTGTGCAGATACCAGTGGATTCATCTGGTAATGATAATTTTTCAGTTGCCAGATGGAACTCGCCATGCTATATAAATCTCTGTGAGTAGATCATAGCTAATGGCTCATTTCAGAATTTCGTAATACCGTCTCGTTGTTTCACGGTAACCCGGTAAAAATGCACCCGGGTGTACAGATAACAGAACGCGATAGAACTAATATTGAAACACTGAGAATGACAAGTGAAAATAGTGAGAAGTGAAAATAGTGAGATGTGAGAAGACTGAGAATGAGAAGTGAAAATAGTGAGATGATAAATACTGAAAATTGAGAGAAAATCAATTTAAGTTAATCAATATTTAATTTGGACAGACAAGTTACGAAAATAATAACCACTAAATCAAGTTTTTCTCAATATTTTTCCAGGGAACAGGCAGGTATCAGGACCGGGAGACGGGCCACATATGGGACAGGCCATGGATTGGCGATGAGGATATGATATACCGCCAGGCGACGGCATAGTCATATTCTGAATTGTCCGGCGATCCTGATAACCAGTAATAATTTTAAAAAAGTAACTTGCAAGCTTTAAACTGATATTTTTATGGTCAACAAAAAGTACGTAATACTGATAGCCTGAATTACTAACGTTTTGTCATTATTGACTAATGCCTCACGCGTTGAATCCCTGAAGACCCGGCTTCCGGTTGGCGTGCCGGATACCTCGGCAGCAGTACTGGTTGAGCGGTTAAACTGGCATGACAGGGATGTGGTGTTAAACTGGGTGACAGAGCTCATGGAACGTGAGTTCAGGGATTAATTAGCTTGCATTTGCGGGGATTACGTGCAAATGCAGAGGCTGCTTTTCTTTTTAGCATGAATCTGATTTTAACCTTGTATAGATATAATTTATGAAAACATTAAAGATTTTTATAACCCTTACCGGACTGATGATTTTTGTCCACTCGCAAAGCCAGATACCGGAAGGGGGTATATCGCTTATTTCAGAAAAATACAGTTTCGGGGGAAGCGGCACTTCTTCTGAAATAGCAGTTGAAGGGTTGCCCTTCAGCAGGGCTGTAAGGGTCACAACAGGATCCGGCGTCACAAATATGTGGGATGCACAGCTTGCATTCGAAGCCAAACAGGGGATAACCAAAGGTGATGTGATACTTATATCATTCTGGGCACGCACACTTGAATCGGTGCAGGAAACAGGTGAGGGTTCAATAACCCTTTGCATTGAACACAACAGGACACATAGCAAGGAATTATACAGGAGGATAGCAATTGGAAGGGACTGGAGGCAATTTTTTATTCCTGTTACAATCAATTCATCACTTGATTTATCTGATGTCAGATATGCGTTTCACCTCGGCTCTCCCAAACAGGTATTGGAATTTGCCGATGTGCAATTCATAAACTATCACAATAAACTTTCTGTCAATGATCTCCCTGAAACGAGAATTACCTATGCCGGCCGGGAACCTGATGCACCATGGAGAGATGAAGCTGCAGAACGGATCAGGAAACACCGCATGGGAGAGATCGAAATAGCTGTCACCGATCAAAACGGTAAGCCAGTGGCAGACGCATCGGTTACCATTGAGATGGTTAGACATAAATTCGGATTCGGCTCAGCAATTTCAGGAAGAGAATTTGAAAGCAATCAGATATACAGGGAAAAGATATTGGAGCTATTTAATGAAGTGGTTTTCGAGAATGACCTCAAATGGTATGCTTTTGCCTCAAACAGGCCCAATGAATTCATAACCCGTACTCTCGATGCGCTGGACGAAAGGCATATCCGTGCAAGGGGACATACAGTGGTATGGCCCTCCTTCAGGTACAGTCCACCCTACCTGAGAGACTTTGCTGATGAACCGGAAAAGCTGCGCAGTGAGATTGAGGACCACATCAGGGATGTTGTATCATTTACCAGGGGCAGGTTGGCGGACTGGGATGTTCTGAACGAGCCTTCTATTGAACGGGAGTTCCAGGAAATTCTGGGCTATGAGGTTATGGCGGACTGGTTCAGGATGGTACGTGAACATGATCCCGGTGTGAAATTGTACATAAATGACTTTTCCATTTTGAGTGGCCTTGGAATGAATACTGTTCACCAGGACAACTATTACGAAACCATCAGGTTCATAGAAGAAAACGGCGGACAGATCGACGGTATTGGCATGCAGGGGCACTTTGGATATGACCTGACCTCCATAACGCAGGTTTACTCAATACTTGAAAGGTTTGCCTCGACAGGTAAGGAGATAAAGGTAACCGAACATGATATTGATGTCATGGATCGTGAATTGCAGGCCGATTATACCCGCGATTTCATGACAATTCTGTTCAGCCATCCTTCGGTTAAGGCACTTCTTGTATGGGGATTCTGGGAAGGAAGGCACTGGAGGCCTGATGCCGCGTTTTTCGACAAAGACTGGAACATAAGGCCTCATGGTGAAGTCTGGAAGGAGTTGGTTTTTGAACAGTGGTGGACACCTGAGACAACTTTAATAACAGATCAGAATGGAATTGCCCGGTTTGAGGGCTATCTTGGCGATTATAAATACCACATAATGAGCCGGGAGGGTGAGCGCATCGGTTTCATCCGGGTCGAACATCCCAATTCCTCAGGCTATCACAATAAATTCAGAATGGATCAGTAGTGCAGTAAGGATCTTGTGAATATAGGATTTTAAAATATGTTGCATATTTTTGTCTGGCTTAAGTGCAGTTAAAGACACTACAATGAACAGGAGAATAGTTTATTTGCTTTGCCTGGTAATGATGCCGATGGCTGTCAGTGCACAGGGAGTGAAGCCAACTAATGTATTCAGGGTAACGGTTACAAGCCGGTATGTTCTGGAGGACGGGGAGAGGACCAGACAGTTCTTTGCCGTAAACCAGGAGATATCCGACTCACTTGGGAGAATGCATACAGAGATCGATTATGACTGGGAAACCAGGTACCCGAGTAACTACCGGTGGCACTTCTTCGACAGCATGCTGCTGGTGAGGACCGATTACTATGTTGACGAAACCCTTGACCGCAGGGTGGTGTTTGAGCATGATCAGGATACCCTCGTTATTGCCGAGCTGCATTACGGGTTGCAGGATGCGGATACCGTGCTGATAAAGACCCTGCAATATTCATATAATGACGACGGATTGCCTGTCAGGGTCGTCGCCCGGAACGAAACGGGCCGGCGACTCTACAGGTCGAGGTCATCATATGATGATCATGGCACCGAGATACGGCGCCGGGTAACAGGTCTCAGGGGTGATCCCGAAGACGGTATCAGGCGCCTTTCCCGGGAGGCTGAATATGATAGCGCCGGGATGATGGTTTCTGAGACCGTTCAGGTCAGGATGAGCGACAGGTCGCGGGAGCAATATTCACAGAAACTCGCCTATGACGAACAAGGCAATATCACAGAGGTGCTTGAGATGGATGAAGCGGGCAACCAGATAAGCAGGACCGAATATGTATGGGACCCCAGGCGCAACCGTCTGCAACGCATCATCAGCTATGATGCTAATGACAACCTGGTTAAGTATCTAGCCAGACGTTACGAGATCTACCGGACAACAGACCGCAGGCATCGGGTTATTGACTATTAGGGCCACATCCTTCACCGGCCGGCAGCACCTCCGTCCGGATGATCTTTTCGTGGTCCGTGTTCCGGATAGTTGTTTCTTCCCCTGCCAGCCCCCCTGCCTGTCCCCATACCTGTCTCCCTGCCAGGTCCTATAACTGCCTCCTTGCTAGTCTCCCCCTCCAGTCTCTATAACTGTCTTTCTGACTTTCCCCCTGACTGTCCCCCTCCCGAATAGTATTACACTTACAACTACATCGTTGGCACAAGGCGCTCTTAATACCGGAGCTGATTGTTAACCGTTGGTCAGCTATTTTATCAGTTTTATCCTACCGCAGGGAGTGTTTATCCTTTTTTTTCAACCGGTTGTAACCTTAAAGGGGCATTTTCGTTAAAATTGTCAGTCAGGCAATGATTTAAACTCCTGATTTACAATTAGAGGTTGTCGAGATTTGAGATGTGTAACAAGAAGTTGATTGATAATAGGTGAAGACGAGGTTGAATTATTTTGATACGAAGATCGTATTTGATTATATTTGCGGCAAGAATAACAACATAGCAACAGGGTATTTGAAAAAGTTTTCTACCGCACCCAGATCCGAGAAAGGCAATAATTATTTACCGGCAGCCTGCACGCCCCATCCCCACCTGGCAGAAAACCGCAAGGGAGAAATTACCCCTAAACGTTTATTATTAGCTCTTTACACACTTGCTTGCATTATGTTACATGCCGGGCGCTATATACAATATTTGACGAGTCAGTTCGTCCGTCATGCGAAAAATGCAGTTAAACATCTTCGGGATGATATTTACGTAATAAATTACCTTATCATGCAACCAATTTGCCCTTATACCGTACTAATGAATAGACATGTATCAATTTAACAATATGTTTAACTCAAAATCAGAAATCAATTAAAATTTTACTAATTCTAATTTTTAAAGCTATGAAAACAATGACAAAAAAGAACGTTTTAAAACTGGCCACTGCAGCACTGGTATTCCTGTTCGCTGCGAATGTGGTGAATGCACAGAGTTATCCTGCAAACATCAATCACACAGGTGATGTGGGTAACTATGTACAGGCTGTTACCGAAACTTACCAGACTGTGGGTTTCAATTTTACCCTTTATGTTGCACCGGACCCGGTTTACAGTCCGGATTATGTCGGATTAGAACATGACGGAACTGAGGATCGTGGTACAGGAATAAATGAAGCATCTGAATGGCGTTGGGTACGAGGTACAGATTTTGATGGGACAGAAGTTAAAGCTTGGACGGAAAGAGAAAACTGGGTGGAAATTACACCTGCACTGGCAGGAAGTCCTGCAGCCGGTAATGCAGTATCATTTTGGGTAAAGGAAAGGTTTGGTGCTTCTGGTTGTGAGGATAGTGGAGCTGGGCGTGAACATATAGTTAATTTTGTCGGATTACCGCAAATACAAGAATTCGAGGGGACAGCCACTAATGGATGGGAAGAGCAAAACGGTGATTTTATTAACTGTGGCCCACTAGAAGCAGTCTTATCGATTGAAGTTCTTGAGTTAGGATCTATTGCGGATCTAAGAGAGTATGGTTATGAGATAGAGGTGGTAAGAAATTATTGGGATGGAACAGGTTGGGAACCAACTTCAGCTGTAGGCAATATTATTGTAGAGGATGAAACTGGTTATGAACATGACATAGAGACAGTGTTGCTTGAATACTACAATGATGGAGATGATCATACTACTGAATATCTGTTTACTCTTGCGGACAATAGTCTGACTTCAAGGATCTCCAGTGTTTCTGCAATCAGAGCTGGTGATGCAATTCCTTCTTACGCTGTACCTGGTACTACAGTAAGGTATGTAGTTGCACTTGCTCCGACAACCGGACCAATCTATCATATACCTAACAATTTTGAACTATAATCCAGGTAATAAAATTGTAAGTTAACAGTCAGAGATTAATTTAAAATAGTTTGTTCCAAAAAACTCTCATATCGGTTTTGACCGCCTTTTTTGTCGGAGTGGCCGCGCATGGACAGGTGTTACACTCTGTCCATGCCGGTGCTTCCGGTGTGCGGTACGGGGTTGATGAGACCCCCGGTTCGATCTATGAGTGGTTTGTTGAGGATGGCGGGGTAATATCCGAATATTTCAACGACCAGATCGAGGTGGACTGGGGTCTTCAGGGAGGGATATATGAGATAAAGGTTGTGGAAACGAACATTTACGGATGTATAGGCGATACTGTAAGGGCCTTTGTGGAGGTAACCGACAGGTTTGATTTCGACCCCTTCCCGCCTGTGGTTGAGATATGCGAGGGTGAGATTTACGTCTTTGATGCGGGCGAAGGATTTGTCTCCTACCTGTGGAACGACGACAGTGATTTTATTACACGCACATTTGCCACCGGTGAGGCTGGTACCTACTGGGTGCAGGTTGTCGATGAAAACGGGCTGATCGGAACCGATACCGTCGAACTGGTTGTTCACCCGCTGCCTTTTGTTGACCTGGGGCCTGATACATCTCTGCTTATCAGCGAAAACATATTGCTCGATGGAGGAGACGATGGCTTTATCTATGACTGGTCAACGGGCGATATCACCCAGACAGTCCGCATCTACGGTACAGACGCCCCGATTACTGTATCGGTTGAAGTTACCACGATGGAGGGCTGCAGTGCCTCCGACACCATATTCATTGATCTTGACGAAGAAATCAGGCTTGTCATTCCGACCATCTTCACTCCCAATGATGACGGTGTTAATGATACCTGGATAATTACCGATAATGACGGGCAGGAACTGTTTGTAAATTACCCGAAGGCCGTGGTCGAGGTATTCAACCGCTGGGGTGAGATAGTATTCCGCTCTGAGCCTGGTTACCCGACCCCATGGAACGGCACATACCGCGGCAGACCGTTGCAGATGGATTCATACCATTACGTCATAACGCTCAACGAGCCCGGCGCAAGAGATATAACCGGCAACATAACAATTGTAAGATGATATTCGCTGCAAATGCAATAAAAGATCCGGGTCCGCTGTTTACAGCAGGTCCGGCTTTTTTTATCAGGCAAAAAAATCCGTTTGTCAGCCATAATTACACTTTCGTGGAAAGGAACGCCATGAGCGTAACGAATGCCGCAGCTTTTCGTACAAATGAGCAGAGGTTTAAACCATTGTAATACAATAAAAAGGATAGCGAGGATTTAGATGAAGGGTTTGATGAACATGAAGAGATTTTTACTGATCGCAGTGATCATTGTTGCTGCATCATTTGCATCGACTGCACAGCAGTTGCCGTTGTATTCGCAGTACATGATGAACAGCTTTCTGCTTAATCCGGCAGTTGCAGGTAATGACGGACTAACATCATTTAACCTGACTGCCAGGGAACAGTGGCTCGGTTTTGAGAATGCTCCGCGTACGGTTGCCATCAGCGGACAGTCCAGGTTACTCCGGAACAGTCCCATATCCCGTGGCCGTTCGGTAAGGCACCGTCCCACCATGATGAGCCGCGGCGGAAATGTTGGCGTTGGCGGATATATATTCAACGACCGTAACGGTATAATTGACCGGACAGGGTTCCAGGGCACTTATGCCTATCACATATGGATGGACCGCCACCAGTTGTCTTTCGGCATATCCCTAACAGGCTACCAGCTCAAGCTGGATGACAGGTATGCCATCCTGAATGAGATAGACGATCCGCTGCTGCTAAACAGCCGTAAAGCGCTTTTTGTTCCCGATGTCAATCTCGGCATTTATTACAGCAGTCCCACCTATTATGCCGGGTTCTCGACCGCACAGCTGTTGCAGTCCGCCCTCAAGTTCGGGAATGACGGCTTTAAGGACTACAAGATGCTCAGGCACTATTACTTTATGGGCGGCTATGGTTTCTTCCTCTATAACGGGATCACCATCGAACCTTCAGTCCTTGTACAGGCAACCTTCGAAAGCCCGGTACAGGTGGATATTAACACAAGGGTGTATTTCAGGGACGATTACTGGGGAGGTATATCATACCGCACATCAGGCGCGCTGATAATGATGGGAGGAGTTAAGGTTGACCGGTTCTATTTTGGTTATGCATTCGACTATACCCTGAGCAGTATCCGTAAGCACAGTTTCGGCTCGCATGAGTTCATGGTGAGTGTGAAATTCGGAGATACTGCAAGGCGCTACCGCTGGCTGAACAGGTATTGATGTTCAACCGGCCATACGGTTTCGGAAGGGCTGTCCTGGTGACGGCCTTTCTTCTTTCAACCAAATAGAATGAGCATCACGTGCGGGCGAAACAAATTTATGCCGGTTGAGATGACGTTTTTGGAGCGAGAAACAGGTTTTGGCCCGGTAATTTTCGAAACCAATGAAACACTTTTAAGGGATAAATGGCAACATTTTTGATGTCTTTACAGTATTATCTAGGAAATATCTTTGATCAGGCTTAATTTAGCACTAATATAACAGATTGCAGACCCGGTAATAACTTAACGGTGAAGTTGGAGCCTGCAAGGTGAAAAGGGGGAAATGGTACGGCAGTTATTAATTGCAATATTGGTCTTGCTGCCTTCCGGAGCACTGGCACAGCAGATGCCCATGTACAGTCAGTACATGATGAACCGCTTTTTGCTTAATCCTGCCGTTGCCGGTTATGACGGACTAACCACTATAAACCTTACCGCCCGCGAACAGTGGATGGGATTGCCCTATTCTCCGAGAACAGTTGCTCTGAGCCTCGACGCCAGGCTTATCAAGGCACCTCCGCGCCGCCCCGGCCTGCCTGACAGAAGGCCTCTTACAAATCTTTTCAGGAGTGGGAATGTTGGTCTTGGAGGCTATATATACAATGACCGTAGCGGACTTATTGACAGGACCGGGATACAGTTCAGCTATGCCTACCATATATGGATGAGGGAGCACCAGTTGTCATTCGGGATATCGGCAACGGGATTCCAGATGAAGATTGATGAGAGGAGGATGGAGCTTGAGCAGGACTATGACCCTTTGATGGGCGCCTATGGTAAGGGACTTTTTGTGCCGGATGTAAATGCCGGGGTTCACCTTTGGGGGCCAACCTATTATATTGGGTTATCATCCACCCAGATGCTTCAGTCGGTTCTCAAGTTCGGAAATGACGGTCTGCGAGATTTCAGGATGGAGAGGGTTTTCTATCTGATGGCAGGGTATACCATAGAACTTCAAAACAACGCGATCGTTGAACCTCTGATCATGGCGCAGTCAACATTCACATCTTCGTATAAGATTGATGTTGGTTCAAAGTTCTATTACGGCGACCAGTACTGGGGGGGACTCACATACCGGAGTGTAGGGGCCGTTGTCTTTATGGTCGGTTTCAGGTTTGAGCGGCTGCATTTCGGCTATGCTTATGACTACGCCCTGAACAGTATGAGTCACCAGAACTTCGGATCCCATGAACTGATGATCAATTTCAGGTTTGGCGATACCCAGAGGCGCTACCGCTGGCTTGAAAGGTACTGATTGCAACCTTTCAGTATTCCTTGATCTCAACTTCCCCCTTGAGGGCCATCAGGCCGTTCATACCCAGGGCCTCAATCTCGTCCGATCCGGGGAACAGGTGGACGGGAGCAATGTCCCTTACCCTCTTGAGTATCATGTCGGTAAAGTATTTACTGTTCGCTATTTCGCCCGAAATAAGTATTGCATCAACGTTTCCTTCAAAAACAGCATACATTCCCCCGATATGTTTTGCTACCTGGTAGGCCATGGCATTGAGCACCAGGTTGGCCTTTTTGTTTCCGCTCATTGCCATCTGCTCTATTTCAATTGTACTCATTGTCCCGAACCAGGCAAACAGTCCACCTTTCCCTGTTAGCATTCTGAGCACCTCCTCTTTTGTATACTTTCCGCTATAGCAAAGCCTTACAAGGTCTCCGGCCGGCAGTGTCCCGCTCCTCAAAGGGGCAAACGGCCCTTCGCCGTCATGGCCCTGGTTAACGTCGATCACCTTTCCGTTAAGGTGGGCTCCTACGGTAATGCCGCTGCCCAGGTGAGCGACAATCAACCGCAGTTGCTCATAGGGTTTGACCTGCGATTTGGCAAACTTCCTGGCTACCCATTTCTGCATGAGGGCATGGAATATTGATTTGCGCTCAAAATTCGGGTGACCGGCAATCCGCGCTATATCATCAAGCTCGTCAACAACAACCGGATCGGCAATAACCGCCTTTGCGGCCGGCATCTGCTTTTTCACCTCATAGGCAAGCATGCCGCCCAGGTTCACCACATCTTCGCTGTACTCCGTATTATACAGGTCGTCGAGCATCTTTTTGTTAACCTCGTATACTCCAGAGCTGAGCGGCTTTATCAGTCCCCCTCGCCCCACGATGGCAGCAAACCGGTCGAACGGCATATCATTCTGCTTGAGCTCTTCGAGTATGCACTCCGTCCTGAAAGGGACCTGGTCACTGAGTTTGTCGTACTTGTCAAGCTTTTCCTGCTTGTGAAGTATGCGTTTGAGGTAGAGTAGCTTGGTGTTTTCGTAAATGCCGATCTTGGTAAAATCGTGCCGGGGGTTGATCACCAGTATAAGAAGAGATTTCTGCATGGCTGGATATATTGATTCAATAATGGAATACGGTTTTACAAAATTCCTGCAAAAAGCAGGAATTGTTTGCAAACTTCGCTATTTTTTAATAAAAAAGGGCCGCCGGCGTTGATTTTTTCGTCATTCCTGCTGAATTCATCTTTCTGCAACAATTACAGGCAAACGATCCTTTCAGTAGCCTTAGCCTGCCCGTAGCCTGTCCGGTACCTGCCCGTAGCCTGTTCAGAACCAGCGCGGAGCCTGTCCTGTGTATGTCCTGTGTCTGTCCTGTGCCTGTCTTGTAGCCGTCCGGTGCCTGCCTGAGGCAGGCCTGATTCTCTAAT
The window above is part of the Marinilabiliales bacterium genome. Proteins encoded here:
- a CDS encoding type IX secretion system membrane protein PorP/SprF, which produces MVRQLLIAILVLLPSGALAQQMPMYSQYMMNRFLLNPAVAGYDGLTTINLTAREQWMGLPYSPRTVALSLDARLIKAPPRRPGLPDRRPLTNLFRSGNVGLGGYIYNDRSGLIDRTGIQFSYAYHIWMREHQLSFGISATGFQMKIDERRMELEQDYDPLMGAYGKGLFVPDVNAGVHLWGPTYYIGLSSTQMLQSVLKFGNDGLRDFRMERVFYLMAGYTIELQNNAIVEPLIMAQSTFTSSYKIDVGSKFYYGDQYWGGLTYRSVGAVVFMVGFRFERLHFGYAYDYALNSMSHQNFGSHELMINFRFGDTQRRYRWLERY
- a CDS encoding type IX secretion system membrane protein PorP/SprF; translated protein: MKGLMNMKRFLLIAVIIVAASFASTAQQLPLYSQYMMNSFLLNPAVAGNDGLTSFNLTAREQWLGFENAPRTVAISGQSRLLRNSPISRGRSVRHRPTMMSRGGNVGVGGYIFNDRNGIIDRTGFQGTYAYHIWMDRHQLSFGISLTGYQLKLDDRYAILNEIDDPLLLNSRKALFVPDVNLGIYYSSPTYYAGFSTAQLLQSALKFGNDGFKDYKMLRHYYFMGGYGFFLYNGITIEPSVLVQATFESPVQVDINTRVYFRDDYWGGISYRTSGALIMMGGVKVDRFYFGYAFDYTLSSIRKHSFGSHEFMVSVKFGDTARRYRWLNRY
- the buk gene encoding butyrate kinase is translated as MQKSLLILVINPRHDFTKIGIYENTKLLYLKRILHKQEKLDKYDKLSDQVPFRTECILEELKQNDMPFDRFAAIVGRGGLIKPLSSGVYEVNKKMLDDLYNTEYSEDVVNLGGMLAYEVKKQMPAAKAVIADPVVVDELDDIARIAGHPNFERKSIFHALMQKWVARKFAKSQVKPYEQLRLIVAHLGSGITVGAHLNGKVIDVNQGHDGEGPFAPLRSGTLPAGDLVRLCYSGKYTKEEVLRMLTGKGGLFAWFGTMSTIEIEQMAMSGNKKANLVLNAMAYQVAKHIGGMYAVFEGNVDAILISGEIANSKYFTDMILKRVRDIAPVHLFPGSDEIEALGMNGLMALKGEVEIKEY
- a CDS encoding 4Fe-4S dicluster domain-containing protein, producing MENKITKRIGVVYFSPTNTTKEICKAIAFGMGAKDPIEFNITNPDFRTKLASNQNAIFENIDHIIFGAPVYSGKLPLQVIECLKSISGNEKKCTAVVVYGNRDYGFALYQMVKMLSNNNFNVLAAGTFIGQHSYSDIVPVAIGRPDKTDLEKAYDFGSESLTASSYLSPEDIPVQRDMISKSENYTSIQPVFKSEKCIQCGVCSERCPMNIISPETGNWLNQEAKKQCIGCMACVSDCKDNARFMRANLLMRLMLKYVLRKAAVERLEPLTIFN
- a CDS encoding gliding motility-associated C-terminal domain-containing protein; the encoded protein is MFQKTLISVLTAFFVGVAAHGQVLHSVHAGASGVRYGVDETPGSIYEWFVEDGGVISEYFNDQIEVDWGLQGGIYEIKVVETNIYGCIGDTVRAFVEVTDRFDFDPFPPVVEICEGEIYVFDAGEGFVSYLWNDDSDFITRTFATGEAGTYWVQVVDENGLIGTDTVELVVHPLPFVDLGPDTSLLISENILLDGGDDGFIYDWSTGDITQTVRIYGTDAPITVSVEVTTMEGCSASDTIFIDLDEEIRLVIPTIFTPNDDGVNDTWIITDNDGQELFVNYPKAVVEVFNRWGEIVFRSEPGYPTPWNGTYRGRPLQMDSYHYVITLNEPGARDITGNITIVR